A stretch of Gossypium hirsutum isolate 1008001.06 chromosome A06, Gossypium_hirsutum_v2.1, whole genome shotgun sequence DNA encodes these proteins:
- the LOC107961935 gene encoding U4/U6.U5 tri-snRNP-associated protein 2 isoform X1, whose amino-acid sequence MLLWYNSRNCESEGGGKKMKAKREHGDSVDGERDLKRQRVVDSPSSPPEEPLVPYNDDEDDERRALNHIGSREEDGHRVESEEEDDDDEDDPYGLGSTLGRSNRQVEVRRDCPYLDTVNRQVLDFDFEKFCSVSLSNLNVYACLVCGKYYQGRGKKSHAYTHSLEAGHHVYINLRTEKVYCLPDGYEINDPSLDDIRHVLYPRFSREQLEQLDKNKQWSRALDGSDYLPGMVGLNNIQKTDFVNVTIQSLMRITPLRNFFLIPENYQHCRSQLVHRFGELTRKIWHARNFKGQVSPHEFLQAVMKASKKRFRIGVQCEPVEFMSWLLNTLHADLRTSKKSSSIVHKCFQGELEVVKETQSKAIGEKKESDGEQNGALKITDGQIENNNVAAETYRMPFLMLGLDLPEPPLFKDVMEKNIIPQVPLFNILKKFDGEMVTTTVRPPARMRYRVTKLPQYFILHMRRFTKNNFFREKNPTLVNFPVKNLELKDYIPLPAPTKENEKLRTKYDLIANVVHDGKPDEGFYRVFVQRKSEELWYEMQDLHVSETLPQMVALSEAYMQIYEQQQ is encoded by the exons atGCTACTGTGGTATAACAGCAGAAATTGTGAGAGTGAAGGAGGGGGAAAGAAGATGAAAGCAAAAAGGGAACATGGTGATAGTGTAGACGGGGAACGGGACTTAAAACGGCAGAGGGTTGTGGATTCACCATCTTCACCTCCTGAAGAGCCACTTGTGCCTTATAATGACGATGAAGATGATGAAAGGAGGGCATTGAATCACATAGGCAGCAGAGAAGAAGATGGTCACAGAGTTGAaagtgaagaagaagatgatgatgatgaagatgatccATATGGGCTAGGATCAACTCTAGGGAGGTCAAATCGCCAGGTTGAAGTGCGTAGAGACTGTCCTTACCTCGATACTGTTAACCGCCAG GTTCTGGATTTTGATTTCGAGAAATTTTGTTCGGTCTCTTTGTCGAATTTGAATGTGTATGCGTGCCTGGTCTGTGGGAAGTATTACCAAGGAAGAGGGAAGAAGTCCCATGCATATACTCATAGTCTAGAAGCAGGACATCATGTCTACATCAATCTTCGAACAGAGAAGGTTTACTGTCTCCCTGATGGGTATGAAATTAATGACCCATCACTGGATGATATTCGCCATGTTCTATACCCAAG GTTTTCCAGAGAACAACTTGAACAACTTGATAAGAACAAGCAATGGTCTAGGGCACTTGATGGTTCAGATTACCTTCCTGGGATG GTTGGGCTGAATAATATTCAAAAGACTGATTTTGTCAATGTCACCATTCAATCTTTAATGAGAATTACTCCCTTAAGAAACTTCTTCCTTATCCCTGAGAATTACCAGCACTGTAGATCTCAACTTGTTCATCGGTTTGGAGAACTCACACGAAAGATTTGGCATGCTCGAAACTTTAAAGGACAG GTGAGCCCACATGAGTTTCTACAGGCAGTTATGAAAGCAAGTAAAAAACGGTTTCGAATAGGCGTGCAGTGTGAACCAGTTGAATTCATGTCATGGCTTCTTAACACATTGCATGCAGATCTTAGAACTTCTAAGAAAAGTAGCAGCATCGTCCATAAGTGCTTTCAG GGGGAACTGGAGGTTGTGAAAGAGACTCAGAGCAAAGCTATCGGTGAGAAGAAAGAAAGTGATGGGGAACAGAATGGAGCATTAAAGATTACAGATGGTCAAATTGAGAATAATAATGTTGCGGCTGAAACGTACAGAATGCCCTTTCTGATGCTTGGTCTGGATTTGCCAGAACCACCACTTTTCAAAGATGTGATGGAGAAAAATATAATACCTCAG gtACCTTTGTTTAATATACTAAAGAAGTTTGATGGTGAGATGGTAACAACTACTGTTCGTCCTCCAGCAAGAATGAGATATCGAGTCACCAAATTGCCACAGTATTTTATACTTCATATGCGCCGATTTACTAAgaataatttcttcagagaaaAGAACCCAACATtgg TGAACTTTCCAGTGAAAAACCTCGAGTTGAAAGACTACATTCCTTTGCCTGCACCAACAAAGGAGAATGAAAAGTTGCGCACCAAGTATGATTTAATTGCTAATGTCGTTCATGATGGTAAGCCTGACGAGGGGTTCTACAGAGTCTTTGTACAGCGGAAATCGGAAGAACTATG GTATGAAATGCAAGATCTGCATGTTTCTGAAACACTTCCTCAGATGGTTGCATTATCTGAAGCTTATATGCAGATATACGAACAGCAACAGTAG
- the LOC107961937 gene encoding acyl-CoA--sterol O-acyltransferase 1, producing the protein MASEGINKFIKLWLYIIISLCYCYYIGRTKKTPKGIVRLLCLLPVMCLFLAIPLNISSIHFAGTTAFSISWLANFKLLLFAFGKGPLSSPSLSVPRFIALACFPIKIQQHPSHLNAYQTPTNYAIKVLLFAFLLSVYDYTHHIHPTILLVLYCFHVYFCLEIILVTVATLTRALLGLELEKQFNEPYLSTSLQDFWGRRWNLMATSVLRPTAYEPVRNTAARFIGHKWALLPAVFGTFVVSGIMHELIFYYLGRVWPTWEVMRFFLLHGVCVTAEIVLKNAFADKWPLPRAVSTPLTVGFVMITGNWLFFPPLLRCGAKERALEEYAVLGAFIKNVTTLTFSSFQSQ; encoded by the coding sequence ATGGCGAGCGAGGGGATAAACAAGTTCATCAAGCTTTGGCTCTACATAATCATTTCCCTATGCTACTGCTACTACataggtagaaccaagaaaacccCTAAAGGAATTGTACGGCTTCTTTGTTTATTGCCAGTTATGTGCCTATTCCTCGCCATCCCACTCAACATCTCCTCCATACATTTCGCTGGTACCACTGCTTTCTCCATCTCTTGGCTTGCTAACTTCAAGCTTTTACTTTTCGCCTTCGGCAAAGGCCCTTTATCATCCCCATCTCTCTCTGTACCTCGTTTCATTGCCCTTGCTTGTTTCCCTATCAAAATCCAACAACACCCTTCACATCTAAATGCCTATCAAACACCTACAAACTATGCAATCAAGGTTCTGCTTTTTGCCTTTTTGCTTAGTGTATATGACTATACGCACCATATCCACCCTACGATCTTGTTGGTTCTGTATTGTTTTCATGTATACTTTTGTCTAGAGATTATCCTAGTAACGGTGGCGACCTTGACTCGAGCCTTGTTGGGTCTCGAGCTAGAGAAACAGTTTAACGAACCCTATCTCTCCACCTCGCTGCAAGATTTCTGGGGTAGGAGATGGAACCTCATGGCAACTAGTGTTCTACGACCGACGGCGTACGAACCTGTCCGGAACACCGCTGCCCGTTTCATTGGTCATAAATGGGCTCTGCTTCCGGCGGTTTTCGGGACTTTTGTGGTGTCGGGAATCATGCACGAGCTGATTTTCTATTACCTGGGACGCGTGTGGCCGACATGGGAAGTCATGCGGTTCTTTCTTCTCCATGGAGTATGTGTGACGGCGGAGATCGTTCTGAAGAACGCGTTTGCGGATAAATGGCCGTTGCCCAGGGCGGTTTCTACGCCGTTGACGGTTGGATTCGTGATGATTACTGGTAACTGGCTATTTTTCCCACCGCTTCTACGGTGTGGGGCTAAGGAGAGGGCGCTTGAAGAGTACGCGGTGCTAGGCGCGTTTATTAAGAATGTCACTACGCTAACCTTCAGCTCTTTCCAGTCACAATGA
- the LOC107961935 gene encoding U4/U6.U5 tri-snRNP-associated protein 2 isoform X2 yields MKAKREHGDSVDGERDLKRQRVVDSPSSPPEEPLVPYNDDEDDERRALNHIGSREEDGHRVESEEEDDDDEDDPYGLGSTLGRSNRQVEVRRDCPYLDTVNRQVLDFDFEKFCSVSLSNLNVYACLVCGKYYQGRGKKSHAYTHSLEAGHHVYINLRTEKVYCLPDGYEINDPSLDDIRHVLYPRFSREQLEQLDKNKQWSRALDGSDYLPGMVGLNNIQKTDFVNVTIQSLMRITPLRNFFLIPENYQHCRSQLVHRFGELTRKIWHARNFKGQVSPHEFLQAVMKASKKRFRIGVQCEPVEFMSWLLNTLHADLRTSKKSSSIVHKCFQGELEVVKETQSKAIGEKKESDGEQNGALKITDGQIENNNVAAETYRMPFLMLGLDLPEPPLFKDVMEKNIIPQVPLFNILKKFDGEMVTTTVRPPARMRYRVTKLPQYFILHMRRFTKNNFFREKNPTLVNFPVKNLELKDYIPLPAPTKENEKLRTKYDLIANVVHDGKPDEGFYRVFVQRKSEELWYEMQDLHVSETLPQMVALSEAYMQIYEQQQ; encoded by the exons ATGAAAGCAAAAAGGGAACATGGTGATAGTGTAGACGGGGAACGGGACTTAAAACGGCAGAGGGTTGTGGATTCACCATCTTCACCTCCTGAAGAGCCACTTGTGCCTTATAATGACGATGAAGATGATGAAAGGAGGGCATTGAATCACATAGGCAGCAGAGAAGAAGATGGTCACAGAGTTGAaagtgaagaagaagatgatgatgatgaagatgatccATATGGGCTAGGATCAACTCTAGGGAGGTCAAATCGCCAGGTTGAAGTGCGTAGAGACTGTCCTTACCTCGATACTGTTAACCGCCAG GTTCTGGATTTTGATTTCGAGAAATTTTGTTCGGTCTCTTTGTCGAATTTGAATGTGTATGCGTGCCTGGTCTGTGGGAAGTATTACCAAGGAAGAGGGAAGAAGTCCCATGCATATACTCATAGTCTAGAAGCAGGACATCATGTCTACATCAATCTTCGAACAGAGAAGGTTTACTGTCTCCCTGATGGGTATGAAATTAATGACCCATCACTGGATGATATTCGCCATGTTCTATACCCAAG GTTTTCCAGAGAACAACTTGAACAACTTGATAAGAACAAGCAATGGTCTAGGGCACTTGATGGTTCAGATTACCTTCCTGGGATG GTTGGGCTGAATAATATTCAAAAGACTGATTTTGTCAATGTCACCATTCAATCTTTAATGAGAATTACTCCCTTAAGAAACTTCTTCCTTATCCCTGAGAATTACCAGCACTGTAGATCTCAACTTGTTCATCGGTTTGGAGAACTCACACGAAAGATTTGGCATGCTCGAAACTTTAAAGGACAG GTGAGCCCACATGAGTTTCTACAGGCAGTTATGAAAGCAAGTAAAAAACGGTTTCGAATAGGCGTGCAGTGTGAACCAGTTGAATTCATGTCATGGCTTCTTAACACATTGCATGCAGATCTTAGAACTTCTAAGAAAAGTAGCAGCATCGTCCATAAGTGCTTTCAG GGGGAACTGGAGGTTGTGAAAGAGACTCAGAGCAAAGCTATCGGTGAGAAGAAAGAAAGTGATGGGGAACAGAATGGAGCATTAAAGATTACAGATGGTCAAATTGAGAATAATAATGTTGCGGCTGAAACGTACAGAATGCCCTTTCTGATGCTTGGTCTGGATTTGCCAGAACCACCACTTTTCAAAGATGTGATGGAGAAAAATATAATACCTCAG gtACCTTTGTTTAATATACTAAAGAAGTTTGATGGTGAGATGGTAACAACTACTGTTCGTCCTCCAGCAAGAATGAGATATCGAGTCACCAAATTGCCACAGTATTTTATACTTCATATGCGCCGATTTACTAAgaataatttcttcagagaaaAGAACCCAACATtgg TGAACTTTCCAGTGAAAAACCTCGAGTTGAAAGACTACATTCCTTTGCCTGCACCAACAAAGGAGAATGAAAAGTTGCGCACCAAGTATGATTTAATTGCTAATGTCGTTCATGATGGTAAGCCTGACGAGGGGTTCTACAGAGTCTTTGTACAGCGGAAATCGGAAGAACTATG GTATGAAATGCAAGATCTGCATGTTTCTGAAACACTTCCTCAGATGGTTGCATTATCTGAAGCTTATATGCAGATATACGAACAGCAACAGTAG